TCCTGATATGCAATTTGCGCAGCACATTCGTGACGGTGAAAAAGTTGAACCCGGACAAGTTGCTTTTGAAATTTCAGGATCGTCTCGGTCAATTTTATCTGCTGAAAGATTAGTCCTTAATTTTATGCAACGCATGAGTGGTATTGCAACTAAAACCAGTCATCTTGCCGAATTAATTCAGCACACCAAAACTAAACTTTTAGATACCCGAAAAACAACGCCCTGTGTCAGAATGATGGAGAAATGGGCTGTACTTATTGGTGGTGGAAATAATCATCGGTTTGCTCTGTATGATATGATTATGATAAAAGATAATCACGTGGATTATGCCGGTGGAATAAAAAATGCCATTTTGAGAACCACTGAATATCTCCAACAAAACAACAAAAATCTGAAAATAGAAATTGAAGTGCGTAACATGCGAGAGTTGCATGAAGTGCTTCAAACAGGTAAAGTAAACCGCATCATGTTGGATAATTTTTCTCCACATCATTTAAAAGATGCATTGGCAATAATTGACCGCAAAATGTATGAAACCGAAGCCTCAGGAAAAATCAACGAAAATAATATCGTAGCCTACGCTGAAACAGGCGTTGATTTTATTTC
This genomic stretch from Crocinitomicaceae bacterium harbors:
- the nadC gene encoding carboxylating nicotinate-nucleotide diphosphorylase, whose protein sequence is MLEFSGNKLSDQSLHELFKVIDFAIREDIGEGDHTSLATIPADVKNSARLLVKDFGVLAGVELAELIFKRIDPDMQFAQHIRDGEKVEPGQVAFEISGSSRSILSAERLVLNFMQRMSGIATKTSHLAELIQHTKTKLLDTRKTTPCVRMMEKWAVLIGGGNNHRFALYDMIMIKDNHVDYAGGIKNAILRTTEYLQQNNKNLKIEIEVRNMRELHEVLQTGKVNRIMLDNFSPHHLKDALAIIDRKMYETEASGKINENNIVAYAETGVDFISSGAITHSYQSLDLSLKA